One window of the Trachemys scripta elegans isolate TJP31775 chromosome 13, CAS_Tse_1.0, whole genome shotgun sequence genome contains the following:
- the PRSS54 gene encoding inactive serine protease 54, which translates to MQAFAAVGEFPWVVSIQDLQHNHLAFGSILSEHWILSAASSFQTRHPAFAEVGITDRNIQRKPQSQYSISTIIPHQDFNAITLDKNIALLKMATPIEFSDAVQPICFPGRNLTAATLENCWVSGWLHPTAGRRTAASFLRKLSVVDVDPCPLKRIVTTECSSHRDSDNVTGCLGDPGNPVMCQAKGTGGWVLNGVLSQGGMRCYGPFLYTKVAYYSDWISATTADAGVPIYPTFARGRSAFQAPTEDLGGSSESAEKVFRSSVIAEAGSDRGQAKQRLKDIQPAQEGLARAYSKSDPVYYDYYSGETLPISQGTLHLPQILTEMSAGFLLLGLLFY; encoded by the exons ATGCAGGcatttgcagctgtgggggaATTCCCCTGGGTGGTGTCGATACAGGACCTACAACACAACCACCTGGCCTTTGGCTCCATCCTGAGCGAGCACTGGATCCTGAGTGCTGCATCCAGTTTTCAGACAAG GCATCCGGCTTTCGCCGAGGTTGGTATAACAGATCGGAACATCCAGAGGAAGCCCCAGTCCCAGTACTCAATCAGCACCATCATTCCCCACCAAGACTTCAACGCAATCACACTGGACAAGAACATTGCCCTGCTGAAGATGGCCACCCCCATAGAGTTCAGTGATGCTGTTCAGCCCATCTGCTTCCCCGGCAGGAACCTCACCGCAGCCACCCTGGAGAACTGCTGGGTGTCAGGGTGGCTTCACCCCACCGCAG GACGACGCACGGCAGCGAGCTTTCTAAGGAAGCTCTCAGTAGTGGATGTGGATCCCTGCCCCTTGAAGAGAATCGTTACGACCGAGTGCAGCAGCCACCGGGACTCCGATAACGTGACTGGATGTTTG GGGGACCCCGGGAACCCAGTCATGTGCCAGGCTAAGGGAACTGGAGGCTGGGTTCTGAATGGAGTGCTGAGTCAGGGCGGCATGAGATGCTATGGACCATTTCTCTACACCAAAGTGGCCTATTACAGCGACTGGATTTCAGCCACAACAGCTGACGCAGGAGTCCCCATATATCCCACGTTTGCCAGAGGGCGCTCTGCTTTTCAAGCTCCGACTGAGGATTTGGGAGGGTCGTCTGAGTCAGCAGAGAAGGTGTTTCGATCCTCGGTCATCGCAGAAGCTGGGTCTGACCGTGGCCAAGCCAAGCAGCGACTGAAGGACATCCAGCCCGCCCAGGAAGGACTAGCCAGGGCTTACAGCAAGTCTGACCCAGTGTACTATGACTACTACAGTGGGGAAACGCTCCCCATTTCTCAGGGGACCTTACATCTGCCGCAGATCCTCACGGAAATGAGCGCTGGTTTCCTTCTGCTCGGGCTCCTGTTTTACTAG